In bacterium, one genomic interval encodes:
- a CDS encoding GNAT family N-acetyltransferase gives MSTFQLRALREDDRSWVNRFIEDHWLSKSIIARGRVLYPDTLPGFVAEQSERPVGLVTYRIEGGECEVVTINSVIEGMGIGSALMSAVKESAVLAGCERLWLITTNDNVRALRFYQRRGFALVAVYRDALEESRRLKPEIPLVGMHGIPLRDEIELELRL, from the coding sequence ATGAGCACATTTCAGCTTCGAGCGCTGCGCGAAGACGACCGCTCTTGGGTGAATCGCTTCATCGAGGACCATTGGCTGTCCAAGAGCATTATCGCTCGTGGCCGAGTCCTCTACCCTGACACGTTGCCCGGCTTTGTAGCGGAGCAGAGTGAGAGACCGGTGGGCTTGGTGACATATCGGATAGAGGGCGGAGAATGCGAGGTCGTCACCATCAACAGCGTGATCGAAGGGATGGGAATTGGTTCCGCGCTCATGAGTGCGGTCAAGGAATCCGCCGTCTTGGCCGGGTGCGAACGGCTCTGGCTGATCACCACGAATGACAATGTCAGGGCCCTACGTTTCTATCAGCGCCGGGGGTTCGCGCTGGTCGCAGTGTACCGTGATGCGCTCGAGGAGTCGCGCCGGCTGAAACCGGAGATCCCCCTCGTCGGCATGCACGGCATCCCCCTTCGGGACGAAATAGAGTTGGAACTCAGGCTTTAG
- a CDS encoding dimethylaniline monooxygenase translates to GAAAVHVSHRHDSPSFKAADWSWVNPLVDAMVDNPAWFRRLSPEEKEAVSQRLWAEGRLKVEPWLEPRVMKDAVTLWPKTQLAAAGLLPSGALVLKLDNGKTLTIDHVILATGYKVAIDRVPFLAQGNLLATLATQNGFPILDEHFQTNIPGLFITSMPASQDFGPFFAFTVSVRTSAKLIGQAILRRQA, encoded by the coding sequence CGGGCGCGGCCGCCGTTCACGTTTCGCACCGGCATGATTCCCCCTCGTTCAAGGCGGCCGACTGGTCTTGGGTCAATCCCCTGGTGGATGCGATGGTGGACAATCCGGCCTGGTTCCGTAGGCTCTCACCGGAGGAAAAGGAGGCGGTCAGCCAGCGGCTTTGGGCGGAAGGGCGCTTGAAAGTTGAGCCTTGGCTAGAACCGCGAGTGATGAAAGACGCTGTCACGTTGTGGCCAAAGACACAACTCGCGGCCGCCGGTTTGCTGCCCAGCGGTGCGCTGGTGTTGAAGTTGGACAACGGCAAGACGCTCACCATCGACCACGTCATCCTGGCGACGGGGTACAAAGTCGCAATAGACCGGGTGCCATTCCTGGCACAGGGGAATCTCCTGGCCACCCTGGCCACCCAGAATGGCTTTCCCATCTTGGATGAGCATTTCCAGACCAATATCCCGGGGTTGTTCATCACCAGCATGCCGGCCTCCCAGGATTTTGGGCCATTCTTCGCGTTTACCGTGTCTGTGCGCACCTCGGCAAAGCTCATCGGACAGGCCATCCTGCGCCGCCAAGCGTGA
- a CDS encoding putative glycolipid-binding domain-containing protein: MTHLQTVLWRGLYLPGAEYCSLLRGADEVLMEGTAVVGVDQRPYAVRYRISCDLAWNTRFVEVGLHAGSEAERMLTLVIDEDRRWRRDGDALADVSGCVDVDLGFSPATNTLPIRRLNLPVGSAREVTAGWVTFPDLTVRPLRQRYARLSASTYLYESLESGFRAEIEVDDTGMVVRYAGGWERIAQTGG, translated from the coding sequence ATGACTCACCTACAGACCGTACTCTGGCGCGGTCTCTATCTCCCCGGGGCGGAATACTGCAGCCTCCTGCGCGGTGCAGATGAGGTCCTTATGGAAGGAACGGCCGTGGTGGGAGTGGATCAACGCCCGTACGCCGTCCGGTACAGGATCTCATGCGACCTCGCTTGGAACACGCGGTTTGTCGAGGTAGGCCTCCATGCGGGATCGGAAGCCGAACGGATGCTCACCCTGGTGATTGACGAAGATCGCCGGTGGCGGAGGGATGGCGACGCCTTGGCCGACGTCTCCGGTTGCGTCGACGTCGACTTAGGATTTTCGCCGGCGACCAACACCTTACCGATCCGCCGCCTCAATCTTCCCGTAGGGTCCGCGCGCGAAGTCACCGCCGGGTGGGTGACATTCCCGGATCTCACCGTGCGCCCTCTCCGCCAGCGGTACGCTCGGCTGTCCGCGTCGACGTACCTGTATGAGAGCCTCGAAAGTGGGTTTCGTGCTGAGATCGAGGTTGATGACACCGGAATGGTGGTGCGGTATGCAGGAGGGTGGGAGCGGATTGCACAAACAGGCGGCTAA
- a CDS encoding acetoacetate--CoA ligase, whose protein sequence is MAPREPIAGPVDEGTLLWEPTERQRAHANVTRYLGWLKTTKGLAFASYEELWRWSVTDVETFWATMLEFFQVIARRRDSRVLADRQVMAARWCPGVELNYAEHALRRRDAHPAVVFRSEGRPLSTLTFSDLYRQTTVVASALKEMGVGRGDRVVAFMPNIPETLIAFLATASLGAIWSSCPPEFGTRSVLDRFQQIEPRVLFAVDGYRYNGQAYDRLGAVAEIRENLPSLGTTVLVPYLTSDRPVAAGANVQMWPELFARTAEPALAFEQVPFDHPLWILYSSGTTGLPKAIVQGHGGILLEHLKAISLHLDLGPDDRFFWFTTTGWMMWNFLISGLLLGTTVVLYDGSPAYPSMRVLWQLAEETEVTYFGASAPFLMACMKAGFAPGKELDLGRLRGLGSTGAPLAPEGFGWVYDHVSAEALLGSVSGGTDLCTAFVLSCPLLPVRAGEIQCRGLGAKVEAFDSVGRSVIEEVGELVITEPLPSMPLYFWNDPDGRRYRASYFETFPGVWRHGDWIKITDRGSCVIYGRSDATINRAGVRMGTSDFYRVVEDMPELLDSLAVDTGRLGREGQLLLFVVLREGQPLDEALSARIKKRMRDELSPRHVPDAIYAIPEVPRTLNGKKVEVPVKRILAGTPPEEAVSADAMSNPGALRFFVDLAAQLNAHR, encoded by the coding sequence ATGGCGCCCCGGGAACCGATCGCGGGCCCCGTCGACGAAGGGACCCTCTTGTGGGAACCGACCGAACGCCAGCGGGCGCATGCCAACGTCACCCGGTACCTGGGCTGGCTCAAGACGACCAAGGGGCTGGCGTTCGCCTCCTACGAGGAGCTCTGGCGGTGGTCGGTCACCGACGTGGAGACATTTTGGGCCACGATGCTGGAGTTCTTTCAGGTTATCGCCCGGCGGCGGGACTCGCGGGTGCTCGCGGACCGGCAGGTCATGGCTGCGCGGTGGTGCCCAGGAGTTGAGCTAAACTATGCCGAGCACGCCCTGCGCCGCAGAGACGCGCACCCGGCGGTGGTCTTCCGCTCCGAGGGGCGTCCGCTCAGCACCCTGACCTTCAGCGACCTCTACCGGCAGACCACTGTCGTGGCCTCCGCGCTCAAGGAGATGGGCGTAGGCCGGGGCGACCGGGTCGTCGCCTTTATGCCCAACATTCCGGAGACCCTGATCGCCTTCCTGGCGACAGCCAGCCTCGGCGCGATCTGGTCGAGTTGCCCTCCCGAGTTCGGCACGCGAAGTGTGTTGGACCGTTTTCAGCAGATCGAGCCTCGCGTCCTCTTTGCCGTCGACGGGTACCGCTACAACGGCCAGGCCTATGACCGCCTGGGAGCCGTCGCGGAGATCCGCGAGAATCTGCCGAGTCTGGGCACGACCGTCCTCGTCCCGTACCTGACCAGCGACCGCCCCGTGGCCGCGGGCGCCAACGTTCAGATGTGGCCGGAGCTGTTTGCCCGGACGGCGGAACCGGCCCTCGCGTTCGAGCAGGTGCCGTTCGACCATCCCTTGTGGATCCTCTACTCCTCGGGTACGACGGGGCTGCCCAAAGCGATCGTCCAGGGCCACGGCGGGATCTTGCTCGAGCACCTAAAGGCGATCTCGTTGCACCTGGATCTGGGACCGGACGACCGGTTCTTTTGGTTCACCACGACGGGATGGATGATGTGGAACTTCCTCATCAGTGGCCTCCTCCTAGGTACCACTGTGGTCCTCTACGACGGCAGCCCGGCCTATCCTAGCATGCGGGTCCTGTGGCAGCTGGCCGAGGAGACCGAGGTGACATATTTTGGAGCGAGCGCGCCGTTTCTCATGGCCTGCATGAAGGCAGGATTCGCCCCCGGCAAGGAGCTCGATCTCGGACGGCTGCGAGGCCTGGGCTCGACGGGAGCGCCCCTGGCCCCCGAGGGGTTCGGGTGGGTGTACGACCACGTCAGCGCTGAGGCGCTGTTGGGATCTGTCAGCGGCGGCACCGATCTCTGTACGGCGTTTGTGCTCTCCTGTCCGCTCCTGCCCGTCCGCGCCGGCGAGATCCAGTGCAGGGGGCTGGGCGCCAAGGTGGAGGCGTTCGACTCGGTGGGCCGGTCCGTCATCGAGGAGGTTGGTGAATTGGTGATCACCGAGCCGCTCCCGTCCATGCCGCTGTATTTTTGGAACGATCCGGATGGCCGCCGCTACCGGGCGAGCTACTTTGAGACATTCCCCGGCGTGTGGCGCCACGGGGACTGGATCAAGATCACCGACCGGGGGAGCTGCGTGATCTATGGCCGGTCCGATGCCACGATCAACCGGGCGGGCGTCCGCATGGGCACCAGCGACTTCTACCGCGTCGTGGAAGACATGCCCGAGCTGCTGGACTCCCTGGCCGTCGATACCGGCAGGCTTGGCCGCGAGGGCCAGCTCCTGCTCTTCGTGGTGCTGCGCGAGGGTCAGCCGCTCGACGAGGCGCTCAGCGCGCGCATCAAGAAACGAATGCGTGACGAGTTGTCGCCGCGCCACGTCCCCGACGCGATCTACGCCATTCCCGAAGTCCCGCGCACGCTCAATGGGAAAAAAGTGGAGGTGCCCGTCAAGCGGATCCTGGCCGGGACGCCGCCCGAGGAAGCCGTCAGCGCGGACGCCATGAGCAACCCGGGCGCGCTCCGCTTCTTCGTGGATCTGGCGGCACAACTCAACGCGCATCGGTAA
- a CDS encoding MBL fold metallo-hydrolase yields the protein MNQRVMLQPVDAVDVTIVVDNFLDVLMPSTEMVRRAPLVWDWAERDTLVAEHGYSLLVTVRKDDRTESLLFDAGLGRETAIHNLDVLGVRISDLRTVALSHGHVDHHGGLEGIFRRVGRQRMPLVLHPDAWRDRKIVFPTGTEIRMPPPNRSDLEREGVEVVEERGPSLLLDGMVLVTGQVERVTDFEKGFPLQHARTQDGWEPDTWLWDDQPMVLNLKDKGLVVLSCCSHAGIINVLRHAQRMTGQEKVYAVIGGLHLTGGIFEPIIPRTLDELVAIGPEVVVPCHCTGWKATHELARRLPGAYVQTSVGTRLHFV from the coding sequence ATGAACCAGAGGGTGATGCTCCAGCCTGTGGATGCTGTAGATGTGACAATTGTCGTCGATAATTTCTTGGATGTCTTGATGCCCAGCACCGAGATGGTCCGACGAGCACCGCTCGTGTGGGACTGGGCCGAACGCGACACGCTGGTGGCGGAGCATGGGTACTCACTGCTGGTGACAGTTCGAAAAGACGATCGCACTGAATCCTTGCTGTTCGATGCGGGGCTCGGACGCGAGACCGCGATCCACAATCTCGACGTCCTCGGTGTTCGGATCAGCGATCTCCGCACGGTGGCGCTCTCCCACGGACATGTCGATCATCACGGGGGACTGGAAGGCATCTTTCGACGTGTCGGCCGGCAGCGAATGCCGCTCGTGCTGCATCCCGATGCGTGGCGCGATCGCAAGATTGTATTCCCGACGGGGACCGAGATACGTATGCCGCCCCCGAATCGCAGCGACCTTGAGCGTGAGGGGGTCGAAGTTGTCGAAGAACGCGGTCCCTCACTGCTCCTCGATGGGATGGTGCTGGTGACAGGGCAGGTCGAGCGTGTGACCGATTTTGAGAAAGGATTTCCTTTGCAACACGCTCGCACGCAGGACGGTTGGGAACCGGATACCTGGCTGTGGGATGACCAACCGATGGTGCTCAACTTGAAGGATAAAGGTCTCGTCGTCCTCTCATGTTGCAGCCACGCGGGGATCATCAACGTCTTGCGCCATGCGCAACGGATGACGGGCCAGGAGAAAGTGTACGCGGTGATCGGGGGGCTGCATTTGACGGGAGGCATCTTCGAACCGATTATTCCGCGCACGCTCGACGAGTTGGTGGCGATCGGGCCGGAAGTCGTGGTGCCGTGTCATTGCACAGGGTGGAAGGCGACCCACGAACTGGCCCGCAGATTGCCGGGAGCCTACGTGCAGACCAGCGTTGGCACCCGCCTGCACTTTGTCTGA